The Mycolicibacterium flavescens genome has a segment encoding these proteins:
- the tetR_5 gene encoding transcriptional regulator, producing the protein MSESLPRALKLLWHEPSEPARSTGLSRERIVRAAVELADADGLDALSMARLAERLGCGTMSLYRHVANKDELVIFMSADAVGRPPSGAAADWAEALTNWADGLWDVYHRHPWVLQAVSAGPPADPGQVAWLDAGLAALADTGLTEREKFAAVMAVLHFVRGAAAVDIEAGRTDWPGYPALLRSLLDPEKFPALAAALHEGVFDPTDDEPSADFRSGLGQLLDGIAARIG; encoded by the coding sequence ATGAGCGAATCCCTACCGCGCGCACTGAAGCTCCTCTGGCATGAGCCGAGCGAGCCCGCACGCTCCACTGGGCTGAGCCGCGAGCGCATCGTGCGCGCAGCCGTCGAACTGGCCGACGCCGACGGTCTGGACGCACTGTCCATGGCCCGACTGGCCGAGCGTCTGGGGTGCGGCACGATGTCGCTGTACCGGCATGTCGCCAATAAGGACGAGCTCGTGATCTTCATGTCGGCTGACGCGGTCGGCCGTCCACCAAGCGGCGCGGCCGCCGATTGGGCCGAGGCCCTGACGAATTGGGCGGACGGATTGTGGGACGTCTACCACCGCCACCCATGGGTGCTACAGGCCGTATCCGCCGGGCCGCCGGCCGATCCGGGCCAGGTGGCGTGGCTGGACGCGGGGCTGGCCGCTCTCGCCGACACCGGGCTCACCGAGCGCGAGAAGTTCGCCGCGGTCATGGCGGTTCTGCACTTCGTCCGCGGTGCGGCGGCAGTCGACATCGAGGCTGGTCGAACCGATTGGCCGGGGTATCCGGCACTTCTTCGGAGCCTGCTCGACCCGGAGAAGTTCCCGGCACTCGCCGCGGCGCTGCACGAGGGTGTCTTCGACCCCACCGACGACGAACCTTCCGCCGACTTCCGCTCCGGGTTGGGTCAATTGCTCGACGGCATCGCCGCCAGGATCGGTTAG
- a CDS encoding GAF domain-containing protein → MTRSFRRFDEWLNRQLEECARNAGTDVETYVARAVASQMVADQMRTNVSAKELLSHLSESGVLDSDAMPDVSTVVNDPDRLSSLRSTGLLDSPPDPAYDRITRAAAEALGTPFAAVSLVDADRTYYKSTAGMGKLSIEDRAMSFDQSICQYTVADGAALVVEDARTDPVFMNHPVVRGGAMAAYLGIPLIDQDGHAIGTLCVSDSKPRQWSTGHVQILSDLAQLTTERIFSAPPTSNA, encoded by the coding sequence GTGACTCGCTCGTTTCGGCGCTTCGATGAGTGGCTCAACCGCCAACTCGAAGAATGCGCACGCAATGCCGGCACGGACGTGGAAACCTACGTCGCGCGTGCGGTCGCATCACAAATGGTCGCCGACCAGATGCGCACCAACGTCTCGGCGAAGGAACTACTCTCGCACCTGTCCGAATCAGGAGTGCTGGACAGCGATGCCATGCCGGACGTGTCGACGGTGGTGAACGACCCCGATCGACTGAGTTCACTGCGTTCGACCGGACTACTCGACTCGCCGCCGGACCCGGCCTACGACCGGATCACCCGAGCGGCCGCAGAGGCGCTGGGGACCCCGTTCGCGGCGGTGAGCCTGGTCGATGCCGACCGTACGTACTACAAGAGCACCGCCGGGATGGGGAAGCTCTCGATCGAGGACCGAGCGATGTCCTTCGACCAATCCATCTGCCAGTACACCGTGGCCGATGGAGCCGCTTTGGTCGTCGAAGACGCACGGACCGACCCCGTGTTCATGAACCACCCTGTGGTGCGCGGCGGTGCGATGGCCGCCTACCTCGGCATACCCCTGATCGATCAAGATGGCCACGCGATCGGCACGCTGTGTGTTTCCGACAGCAAGCCAAGGCAGTGGAGCACTGGCCACGTCCAGATTCTGAGCGATCTTGCGCAACTGACTACGGAGCGGATTTTCAGCGCCCCTCCCACGTCAAACGCTTGA
- a CDS encoding putative membrane protein (DUF2306) encodes MACFLGFSVPPYLAGGTRVPATFWLHYPLLVFHVMFASVAMVAAVVQIWPRLRTLHPALHRRCGRVYVVAALPAAVSAMVIGAVTPFGPLLAVSNVTLGALWLWFTARGYVAARSRRISAHRRNMVRSAALALSVITNRIWTPVIYVSFQPLQDNVFGGNAEHFQWFVAGVGAWLGWTVPLGVVQWWLTTRAVTASSSNRQLTETPHV; translated from the coding sequence GTGGCGTGCTTTCTGGGCTTCTCCGTACCGCCGTATCTGGCCGGCGGCACCCGGGTGCCCGCCACGTTCTGGCTGCACTACCCGCTGTTGGTGTTTCACGTGATGTTCGCGAGCGTCGCGATGGTCGCGGCAGTGGTGCAGATCTGGCCCCGGCTTCGTACGCTTCACCCCGCGCTGCATCGCCGTTGCGGACGCGTGTACGTCGTCGCTGCACTTCCGGCGGCCGTGTCGGCGATGGTGATCGGCGCGGTCACTCCGTTCGGACCACTTTTGGCTGTCAGCAACGTGACGTTGGGCGCGCTGTGGCTGTGGTTCACCGCGAGGGGTTATGTCGCGGCCCGGAGTCGCCGTATCTCCGCCCACCGGCGGAACATGGTGCGCAGCGCGGCGCTGGCACTGTCTGTCATCACCAACCGAATCTGGACGCCTGTCATCTATGTCTCCTTTCAGCCATTGCAGGACAACGTCTTTGGCGGCAATGCCGAACATTTCCAATGGTTCGTCGCCGGAGTCGGTGCATGGCTGGGGTGGACGGTTCCTCTCGGAGTCGTTCAGTGGTGGCTGACCACACGGGCGGTGACGGCGTCGTCGTCGAATCGTCAGCTAACCGAGACACCCCACGTGTAA
- the atsA gene encoding arylsulfatase A family protein has translation MATEFNGKIELDIRDSEPDWGPYAAPTAPEGAPNVLYLVWDDIGIATWDCFGGLVEMPTMSRIAERGVRLSQFHTTALCSPTRASLLTGRNPTTVGMATIEEFTEGFPGCNGRIPFDTALLSEVLAEHGYNTYCVGKWHLTPLEESNLASTKRHWPLSRGFERFYGFMGGETDQWYPELVYDNHPVAPPAAPEEGYHLSKDLADKTIEFIRDAKVIAPDKPWFSYVCPGAGHAPHHVFAEWADRYAGKFDMGYERYREIVLENQKKLGIVPADTELSPINPYGDVKGPNGEPWPTQDTVRPWDELGDDEKRLFARMAEVFAGFLSYTDAQIGRIIDYLEESDQLDNTIIVVISDNGASGEGGPNGSVNEVKFFNGYIDTVEDGLRLIDDLGGPETYNHYPTGWAMAFNAPYKLFKRYASHEGGIADPAIISWPKGIAAHGEVRDSYINVCDVTPTIYQLLGITPPDTVKGVPQKPLDGVSFEATLRDSSAATDKRTQFYTMLGTRGIWHDGWFANTVHAASPAGWSHFDSDRWELFHIEADRSQCHDLAAENPDKLEELTKLWFAEADKYNGLPLGDLNIFDTISRWRPGVAGRRDSYRYYPGTADVGMGAAVEIQGRSFAAMAEMVIDTSGAEGVIFKHGGAHGGHVMFVQDGRLHYVYNFLGEDEQRMSSPDAVPLGRHSFGVAYVRTGTAEGSHTPIGDAALYIDDQQVATLREMRVHPGTFGLAGASLSIGRNAGSPVSRSYTPPFAFTGGTIVAVNIDVSGKPYLDLEREFARAFAKD, from the coding sequence ATGGCAACCGAATTCAACGGCAAGATCGAACTCGATATCCGCGACTCGGAACCGGACTGGGGCCCGTACGCCGCACCGACCGCCCCCGAAGGCGCCCCCAACGTGCTCTACCTCGTTTGGGACGACATCGGTATCGCCACATGGGACTGCTTCGGCGGCCTCGTCGAGATGCCCACGATGAGCCGTATCGCCGAACGCGGCGTTCGACTGTCGCAGTTCCACACCACCGCGCTCTGCTCGCCGACCAGGGCGTCCCTGTTGACCGGTCGCAACCCGACGACCGTCGGCATGGCGACCATAGAGGAGTTCACCGAAGGCTTCCCCGGCTGCAACGGGCGGATTCCGTTCGACACCGCGCTACTGTCCGAAGTGCTGGCCGAACACGGATACAACACCTATTGCGTCGGCAAGTGGCATCTGACACCGCTCGAGGAGTCGAATCTGGCCTCCACCAAACGACATTGGCCCCTGTCGCGCGGCTTCGAGCGGTTCTACGGGTTCATGGGCGGCGAAACCGATCAGTGGTATCCGGAGCTGGTCTACGACAACCACCCCGTCGCGCCGCCGGCCGCGCCGGAGGAGGGTTACCACCTGTCAAAGGACCTGGCGGACAAGACCATCGAGTTCATCCGCGATGCGAAGGTGATCGCACCGGACAAGCCGTGGTTCTCCTACGTCTGCCCAGGAGCCGGACACGCCCCGCATCACGTCTTCGCCGAGTGGGCCGACCGCTACGCCGGCAAGTTCGACATGGGCTACGAGCGATACCGCGAGATCGTGCTGGAGAACCAGAAGAAGCTCGGCATCGTGCCCGCCGACACCGAACTCTCGCCGATCAATCCGTACGGAGACGTCAAGGGGCCCAACGGTGAACCGTGGCCGACACAGGACACGGTGCGGCCGTGGGATGAGCTCGGCGACGACGAGAAGCGCCTGTTCGCGCGCATGGCCGAAGTGTTCGCCGGATTCCTGTCCTACACCGATGCGCAGATCGGTCGCATCATCGACTATCTGGAGGAGTCGGATCAGCTCGACAACACGATCATCGTCGTCATCTCCGACAACGGCGCGAGCGGCGAAGGCGGCCCGAACGGCTCGGTGAACGAGGTCAAATTCTTCAACGGATACATCGACACCGTCGAGGACGGCCTTCGTCTCATCGACGACCTCGGCGGCCCGGAGACCTACAACCACTATCCGACCGGCTGGGCGATGGCGTTCAACGCACCCTACAAGCTCTTCAAGCGCTACGCCTCGCACGAAGGCGGGATCGCGGACCCCGCAATCATCTCCTGGCCCAAGGGAATCGCCGCACACGGCGAGGTGCGAGACAGCTACATCAACGTCTGCGACGTCACACCGACGATCTACCAGCTCCTCGGCATCACCCCGCCGGACACGGTCAAAGGAGTGCCCCAGAAGCCGCTGGACGGGGTGAGTTTCGAGGCAACGCTGCGGGATTCGTCGGCGGCAACCGACAAGCGCACGCAGTTCTACACGATGCTCGGCACACGGGGGATCTGGCACGACGGCTGGTTCGCCAACACCGTGCACGCCGCATCGCCGGCGGGTTGGTCGCATTTCGACAGCGACCGATGGGAGCTGTTCCACATCGAAGCCGACCGCAGTCAGTGCCACGATCTGGCCGCCGAAAACCCGGACAAACTCGAAGAACTCACCAAGCTGTGGTTCGCCGAGGCCGACAAGTACAACGGGTTGCCGCTTGGTGACCTGAACATCTTCGACACCATTTCGCGGTGGCGGCCGGGGGTGGCGGGCCGGCGTGACTCGTACCGGTACTACCCGGGCACCGCCGACGTCGGGATGGGAGCTGCGGTCGAGATACAAGGGCGGTCGTTCGCGGCCATGGCCGAGATGGTGATCGACACGTCGGGCGCCGAAGGCGTGATCTTCAAACACGGTGGCGCCCACGGCGGTCACGTGATGTTCGTACAGGACGGGCGGCTTCACTACGTCTACAACTTCCTGGGCGAAGACGAGCAGCGAATGTCGTCGCCGGATGCAGTGCCGTTGGGGCGGCACTCGTTCGGGGTCGCGTATGTGCGCACCGGAACTGCCGAGGGCAGCCATACCCCGATCGGAGACGCGGCTTTGTATATCGACGACCAGCAGGTCGCGACGTTGCGCGAAATGCGTGTCCACCCGGGGACGTTCGGGCTCGCCGGCGCGAGCCTGAGCATCGGCAGGAACGCTGGATCCCCGGTCTCCCGTTCGTATACGCCGCCGTTCGCGTTCACCGGCGGCACCATCGTCGCGGTCAACATCGACGTCTCGGGTAAGCCGTATCTGGACCTGGAGCGGGAGTTCGCTCGCGCCTTCGCGAAGGACTGA
- the wcaJ_2 gene encoding exopolysaccharide biosynthesis polyprenyl glycosylphosphotransferase, which yields MQLKADVSEHAPSSRPTVPRLKVVPAPSPNPTPRWVEVLRVDPWYSMITVAIDVVLAVAAVALAHWWIPGDMEQDRNLALFSWLFVPILLLVMTTRSMYRQKLNEGFLDQFEPVATSIAVAALATLTLMVLLVPRLPVGEVLTPYVRPSELVLKIWVFAAILIPVVRLARSLVNRWLRRRFDVGRPALVVGSGPVAHQLISRMRQIRDYGMCPVGVLDDTRPTDVEMFDVPYLGGTNELESAARATRAEELIIAPSPLPDEHLSRTAQLAQELGLRVRVVPRLMDSVGSGTRIEHMGGVPLMVLTRVNPKGWQFAVKHGSDRVAALIGLVLISPLLLVLAMAVKFSSPGPIFFSQERIGRDGKVFGCLKFRTMRQPEKTAAGFAPEKGTAPGGVEGDDRRTRIGRIMRKASLDELPQLINVLRGEMSLVGPRPERPEFVELFEMHVRRYGQRHRVKAGMTGWAQVHGFRGQTSIADRAEWDNYYIDNWSLLLDFKILLLTVLAVLRPAED from the coding sequence ATGCAGCTTAAGGCGGATGTCTCGGAGCACGCGCCTAGTAGCCGTCCGACGGTGCCGCGGTTGAAGGTTGTGCCGGCTCCTTCGCCCAATCCGACACCCCGCTGGGTTGAAGTTCTCCGTGTCGATCCGTGGTACTCGATGATCACCGTGGCGATCGACGTCGTCCTGGCTGTGGCCGCGGTGGCGCTGGCGCATTGGTGGATCCCGGGCGACATGGAGCAGGATCGCAACCTCGCCCTGTTCTCGTGGCTTTTCGTCCCGATCCTGCTGCTCGTGATGACCACCCGGTCGATGTATCGACAGAAGCTGAATGAGGGCTTCCTGGACCAGTTCGAGCCCGTGGCAACGTCGATCGCGGTGGCCGCTCTGGCCACGTTGACGCTGATGGTGCTCCTGGTGCCCCGTCTGCCGGTCGGAGAGGTTCTCACGCCGTACGTCCGCCCGAGCGAGCTTGTCCTGAAGATCTGGGTGTTCGCCGCCATTCTCATTCCCGTGGTGCGCCTGGCTCGGTCGTTGGTGAACCGCTGGCTGCGCAGGAGGTTCGATGTCGGCAGGCCGGCACTGGTCGTCGGGTCCGGTCCGGTCGCCCATCAGCTCATTTCCCGCATGCGTCAGATCCGGGACTACGGCATGTGTCCGGTCGGTGTATTGGACGACACGCGGCCCACAGATGTGGAGATGTTCGACGTCCCTTACCTGGGTGGTACGAACGAGCTCGAGAGCGCCGCGCGCGCCACCCGGGCCGAAGAGCTCATCATCGCCCCATCGCCGCTACCCGACGAACACCTGTCGCGGACCGCGCAATTGGCTCAGGAACTCGGGTTACGTGTGCGCGTGGTGCCGCGATTGATGGACTCAGTGGGCAGTGGCACCCGAATCGAGCACATGGGCGGCGTACCGCTCATGGTGCTGACCCGCGTCAATCCGAAAGGCTGGCAATTCGCCGTCAAGCATGGCAGTGACCGCGTCGCTGCGCTGATCGGACTTGTGCTCATCTCGCCGTTGCTGCTCGTGCTCGCGATGGCGGTGAAGTTCAGCTCGCCGGGCCCGATCTTCTTCAGTCAAGAGCGGATCGGACGCGACGGAAAGGTGTTCGGGTGCTTGAAGTTTCGCACCATGCGCCAACCCGAGAAGACCGCTGCGGGTTTCGCACCCGAGAAGGGTACGGCGCCGGGCGGAGTCGAGGGCGACGATCGACGCACCCGTATCGGCCGCATCATGCGCAAGGCATCGCTGGACGAACTGCCCCAACTGATCAATGTGCTTCGCGGAGAGATGAGCCTGGTGGGGCCGCGCCCCGAGCGGCCGGAGTTCGTCGAGTTGTTCGAGATGCACGTACGTCGCTACGGCCAGCGCCACCGGGTGAAGGCGGGCATGACGGGTTGGGCCCAGGTGCACGGTTTCCGGGGCCAGACCTCGATTGCCGACCGCGCCGAATGGGACAACTACTACATCGACAACTGGTCGCTGCTTTTGGATTTCAAGATTTTGCTTCTGACCGTGCTGGCGGTCCTGCGGCCCGCAGAAGACTGA